One genomic region from Streptomyces sp. NBC_01304 encodes:
- the dhaM gene encoding dihydroxyacetone kinase phosphoryl donor subunit DhaM — MAAAVEQPAEAEVPAPEADPRVGVVLVSHSREVAEATAELAKAMVGSGDVAPVLAAGGTDDGRIGTSAELIHAAALKVDQGRGVAVLCDMGSAVLTVQALLGDGDERAMPADTRIVDAPFVEGAVGVVVTASVGGDLAMVLAAGEDARNYRKG; from the coding sequence GTGGCGGCCGCCGTGGAGCAGCCCGCCGAGGCCGAGGTCCCGGCGCCCGAGGCGGACCCTCGCGTGGGCGTCGTCCTCGTCTCGCACAGCCGTGAAGTGGCCGAGGCCACCGCCGAGTTGGCCAAGGCCATGGTCGGCTCCGGCGATGTCGCCCCGGTCCTCGCGGCGGGCGGCACCGACGACGGCCGGATCGGCACCAGCGCCGAACTCATCCACGCCGCGGCCCTCAAGGTGGACCAGGGCAGGGGCGTCGCGGTGCTGTGCGACATGGGCAGCGCCGTCCTCACCGTCCAGGCCCTGCTCGGCGACGGCGACGAGCGCGCGATGCCCGCCGACACCCGCATCGTGGACGCCCCGTTCGTCGAGGGTGCGGTCGGCGTGGTCGTCACGGCCTCGGTCGGCGGGGACCTGGCCATGGTCCTGGCGGCCGGCGAGGACGCGCGGAACTACCGCAAGGGCTGA